TGCATATTACCTATGATGATTTGTTGCTAATAAAAGAAAGAATCGATGATCATTTGATGAAAGATGAAGTGGCAGGTGTTGTTATTACCCATGGAACGGATACATTGGAAGAGACATCCTATTTTCTTAATTTAGTTACAAATCACGTGAAACCAATCGTGGTAACAGGTTCACAACGATCCCCTGATGAAATTGGGACAGATTCATTTGTGAACATCAAGCATTCTATCCTTGCGGCCTGCAGTAAGGACTTGTGGGATGTAGGCGTTGTCGTCGTGTTTAATGAGCGGATATTTCATTCAAAATATGTAAAGAAAGAACACGCATCGAACATCCAAGGATTTAATTCATTTGGATTTGGTTATTTGGGAATTATAGATAATGGATATGTTCATGTTCACCAAAAACCAATAACAAACGAATTTTTTCAATTGAAAAAGAAATTGCCAGAGGTTGACATCATTAAATGCTTTATGGATTCCGATGACAAATATATTCGAACTGCAAGAGAAGCGAAGGTACAAGGGCTAATATTAGAGGGAGTAGGACGGGGTCAGGTTCCTCCCAGAATGGTTGAGGAAATAAAACAATGTGTAAAAAGTGGAATAAAAGTTGTGATTACAACTTCAGCCGAGGAAGGTGAAGTTTATACTACCTATGATTATTTAGGTAGTGCATATGACCTATATAAAAATGGCGTTATTTTAGGCCGGGACTATGACAGTAAGAAAGCTCGGATTAAACTCATGGTAGGGTTGGCAAGTGAGTACCCGAATATCGAACGGATATACGATCCATCTTATTATTAAGCCATTATTACCATCATTCCAACCTGTTTAGTTTGTATTTGCAATGCATGTAGTTAGTGTTACTATTGAACTACCATAATTGGAATGGGGTTAGACTATGCTTGCCATATTATCTGCTGGTGTTGCACCTGCATTTGCATTAATGTCCTTCTTTTATTTAAAAGATCGATTTACAGAACCGTTACATTTGATAATCCGAAATTTTATATATGGTGCGATATTAGTATTTCCAATCATGTTTATGCAATATGCATTGGAGGCAGAAGGAATTGGAAATGGTGATTTTGTTCAATCATTTTTAATCATCGGTTTTATGGAAGAATTTTTTAAATGGTTTATTTTTATTTATACAATCTATCATCATACCGAATTTGACGCTCATTATGATGGAATCGTCTATGCGGTAGCAATAAGTCTGGGATTTGCAACAGTGGAGAATTCCTTGTATTTGTTATCAAATGGCATTGAATACGCATTCTCCCGTGCATTATTTCCAGTTTCATCACATGCATTATTTGGAGTGATTATGGGCTTTTATTTGGGAAAAGCAAAAATGGAGCAGCATCAAAAAAAAATGAATTTAACCTTTGCTCTCACAATTCCATTTTTGTTGCATGGTGTGTACAATTATATCTTAATAAAAGTTGCAAGTGATTGGTTAATCCTATTGGTCCCATTTATGATATTTTTATGGGTTATTGCCCTTAGAAGGGTGAAGGTAGCCAATGCATCAAAAGTTAGTGCAACCCTGTCAAATAAAAGTAGTTAACTAAGACCCTTTGTTTAAC
This Virgibacillus phasianinus DNA region includes the following protein-coding sequences:
- the prsW gene encoding glutamic-type intramembrane protease PrsW, producing the protein MLAILSAGVAPAFALMSFFYLKDRFTEPLHLIIRNFIYGAILVFPIMFMQYALEAEGIGNGDFVQSFLIIGFMEEFFKWFIFIYTIYHHTEFDAHYDGIVYAVAISLGFATVENSLYLLSNGIEYAFSRALFPVSSHALFGVIMGFYLGKAKMEQHQKKMNLTFALTIPFLLHGVYNYILIKVASDWLILLVPFMIFLWVIALRRVKVANASKVSATLSNKSS
- a CDS encoding asparaginase, whose protein sequence is MKKVVVLTTGGTIASKKNSESGLLESGVINGNELLDLCDIPSDINIDIQVESVFQKASMHITYDDLLLIKERIDDHLMKDEVAGVVITHGTDTLEETSYFLNLVTNHVKPIVVTGSQRSPDEIGTDSFVNIKHSILAACSKDLWDVGVVVVFNERIFHSKYVKKEHASNIQGFNSFGFGYLGIIDNGYVHVHQKPITNEFFQLKKKLPEVDIIKCFMDSDDKYIRTAREAKVQGLILEGVGRGQVPPRMVEEIKQCVKSGIKVVITTSAEEGEVYTTYDYLGSAYDLYKNGVILGRDYDSKKARIKLMVGLASEYPNIERIYDPSYY